Proteins from a genomic interval of Ignavibacteriota bacterium:
- a CDS encoding B12-binding domain-containing radical SAM protein, which translates to MDILLTHGYFLNEDEAERRIMKPYPPLGILYISSYLKSKGFDVSVYDTTFKMKTDFSSYISQQRPGIVGIYVNLMTKLNVLEQIKHCKANGCKVIVGGPDVPEYAENYVRFGADVAVIGEGEETMAELLPALTKNTSLEHVAGIVFKNDSGEIVRTPSRPLIKNLDMLPLPDRNAIDVFQYVNTWKTHHGMGSVSLICARGCPFTCTWCSRSVFGESHRRRSVKNVVDEIELIRETYKPDMLWFADDVFTIQHKWFYEFYEEMKRRNIKIPFECISRADRLSEDILQKMAELGSFRIWYGSESGSQKILDAMQRKVTKEEIQTITKQAQKYGIQAGLFVMLGYPGEDISDIEETVEHLKQSNPDIYLTTVAYPIKGTEFYEQSEANIKVTGDWETGTDRQLKLRGRFSDRFYWFANRYMVNEVEQYKMSLDGNANQMKRAVTFLKAKAARIGMELTKDSTNGS; encoded by the coding sequence ATGGACATCCTCCTCACACACGGCTACTTCCTGAACGAAGACGAAGCGGAACGGCGAATCATGAAACCGTATCCGCCGCTTGGGATATTGTACATCTCTTCGTATTTGAAGTCGAAGGGATTTGACGTTTCCGTGTACGACACAACGTTCAAGATGAAAACTGATTTCAGTTCGTACATTTCACAGCAACGACCGGGCATTGTGGGAATCTATGTGAACCTGATGACGAAGTTGAATGTGTTGGAGCAAATCAAACATTGCAAAGCAAACGGTTGCAAAGTTATCGTCGGCGGTCCTGATGTTCCGGAGTATGCAGAAAACTATGTTCGCTTCGGCGCAGATGTTGCCGTCATTGGTGAAGGAGAAGAAACAATGGCAGAACTTCTTCCTGCATTAACAAAAAATACTTCGCTTGAACATGTCGCCGGAATAGTATTCAAAAATGATTCGGGAGAGATAGTCCGAACTCCATCGCGTCCGCTCATCAAAAACCTCGACATGCTTCCTCTTCCCGACCGGAATGCGATTGATGTATTCCAATATGTAAACACGTGGAAAACTCATCATGGCATGGGCTCGGTCTCGTTGATTTGCGCGCGCGGTTGTCCGTTCACCTGCACATGGTGCAGTCGTTCTGTGTTTGGTGAATCGCATCGCCGTCGTTCTGTAAAGAATGTCGTTGATGAAATTGAACTGATTCGCGAAACATACAAGCCGGATATGCTCTGGTTTGCTGATGACGTCTTCACAATCCAACACAAATGGTTTTATGAATTTTATGAAGAGATGAAACGACGGAACATCAAAATTCCGTTTGAGTGTATCTCCCGTGCCGACAGACTAAGCGAGGACATCTTACAGAAAATGGCTGAACTCGGTTCGTTCAGAATTTGGTACGGCTCGGAGAGCGGTTCACAAAAGATTCTTGATGCAATGCAACGGAAAGTTACAAAAGAGGAAATTCAAACGATAACGAAGCAGGCACAGAAATATGGAATTCAGGCAGGACTTTTTGTGATGCTCGGTTATCCGGGAGAAGATATTTCCGACATTGAAGAAACAGTCGAGCATTTGAAACAATCAAACCCTGATATTTATCTGACAACGGTTGCTTATCCAATCAAAGGAACAGAGTTTTATGAACAATCGGAAGCGAACATAAAAGTTACAGGAGATTGGGAGACAGGAACTGACCGTCAGTTGAAACTTCGGGGAAGATTTTCGGACAGATTTTATTGGTTTGCAAACCGTTACATGGTGAATGAAGTCGAACAGTACAAAATGAGTTTGGACGGAAATGCAAATCAAATGAAACGTGCTGTAACATTCCTTAAAGCAAAAGCGGCACGTATTGGGATGGAACTGACAAAAGATTCCACCAACGGCTCGTAG
- a CDS encoding class I SAM-dependent methyltransferase, producing the protein MNEIQSSPFDEIAREYDKEFEEHWVTQHIRSVIWKELLKRFKPSEHILELNCGTGTDALYLARNGIRVTGLDASSKMLEVAQRKADNSIVSHALTFLNINNEDLNTLNGKQFDGALSNFGGLNCNKELLSVISNVATLIKPEKYFVACLINRVYPWEIVSFAIRGKFKSAFRRFQKEGIDARLGKTSVHVWYYSVGEFIRILPPYFSVENIFGINVFSPNPNSRAFIFKHESLTKFLLTLDDKITHRSPFYLLGDHVLVVAKRK; encoded by the coding sequence ATGAACGAAATACAATCGAGTCCGTTTGATGAGATTGCGCGTGAGTATGATAAAGAGTTTGAAGAACATTGGGTAACGCAACACATCCGCTCTGTCATTTGGAAAGAGTTACTCAAGCGATTCAAACCCTCTGAGCATATTCTTGAATTGAATTGCGGAACCGGAACGGATGCATTGTACCTTGCGCGCAACGGAATACGAGTAACCGGTCTTGACGCTTCATCGAAAATGCTGGAGGTTGCTCAGAGAAAAGCCGATAATAGTATTGTTTCTCATGCGCTTACGTTTCTGAATATCAACAATGAAGACTTGAATACATTGAATGGCAAACAGTTTGACGGAGCGCTCTCGAACTTCGGCGGATTGAATTGTAATAAAGAATTGTTGAGCGTGATTTCCAATGTCGCTACATTGATTAAACCAGAAAAATATTTTGTCGCATGTTTGATTAACAGAGTCTACCCATGGGAAATTGTTTCGTTCGCAATTCGAGGAAAATTCAAATCTGCATTCCGTAGATTTCAGAAAGAAGGAATCGACGCGAGACTTGGTAAGACTTCTGTTCACGTTTGGTATTACTCGGTTGGTGAATTTATTCGAATATTGCCCCCCTATTTTTCGGTTGAAAATATTTTCGGCATTAATGTCTTCTCACCAAATCCGAATTCACGAGCGTTTATTTTCAAACACGAGTCATTAACAAAATTCCTGCTTACTTTGGACGATAAAATTACACACCGTTCTCCTTTCTACCTGTTAGGCGACCACGTTCTCGTTGTCGCCAAGCGAAAATGA
- a CDS encoding metallophosphoesterase, with product MNHWTTVLFSLLFISIFLLEQLYLFKRVRRYFIEKKTKRWQVNLATSLFFVFNLPLLAIAIWRPQLSTLPYWFIYFGVMPFYIWHASTFFIFLFLMIGKLLKLPIVSTVWLKRKIKNVQSEDLPAEHTKFPYSSDRRLFLQRGIVVLSGATFTGAMYGTLRRNSYEIVNETISIKNLPNVFNGFTITLISDVHSSVFMSKERMKEYAEIVNSLESDLILATGDFVTMQLDEVYPFAEAFSVLKAKHGVYGCLGNHDFYTREVTKVAHEINSCGITLLRNNSVKIEMNGELLYLLGVDDIGTNKQADFAITQAMRNVDKPGSKILMCHRPYFFEVAKERGIDVTFSGHTHGGQVVFFRSSNNVISPARMASPYVSGLYALGDSKLYVNRGLGTVGIPVRLNCPPEITKITLASA from the coding sequence ATGAATCATTGGACGACTGTTTTATTTAGTTTACTTTTTATCAGCATCTTCCTCCTCGAACAACTGTATTTGTTCAAACGGGTGAGACGGTATTTTATTGAAAAGAAAACGAAGCGATGGCAAGTGAACCTTGCTACATCGTTGTTCTTCGTTTTCAATTTACCGTTGCTTGCTATAGCTATTTGGAGACCTCAACTTTCAACTTTACCCTACTGGTTTATTTATTTCGGGGTCATGCCGTTTTACATCTGGCATGCCTCGACATTTTTTATTTTTCTGTTTTTGATGATTGGGAAATTGCTCAAACTTCCGATTGTTTCAACTGTTTGGCTTAAACGGAAAATCAAGAACGTACAATCAGAAGATTTACCTGCTGAGCACACAAAATTTCCATATAGTTCAGATAGACGGTTGTTTCTGCAACGAGGAATCGTCGTACTTTCAGGAGCAACATTTACAGGCGCGATGTACGGAACACTACGTCGTAACAGTTATGAAATTGTCAACGAGACAATTTCAATAAAAAATCTTCCCAACGTGTTCAATGGATTTACCATAACACTCATCAGCGATGTTCATTCAAGTGTGTTTATGTCGAAAGAGCGGATGAAAGAATACGCGGAGATTGTTAACTCCTTGGAATCCGATTTGATTTTGGCAACCGGCGATTTTGTCACGATGCAATTGGATGAAGTGTATCCTTTTGCAGAAGCATTTTCTGTGTTGAAAGCAAAGCATGGAGTGTATGGCTGTCTTGGCAACCACGACTTTTATACGCGAGAGGTAACGAAAGTTGCACATGAAATCAATTCATGCGGAATCACTCTACTCAGAAACAACAGTGTGAAGATCGAAATGAATGGCGAGTTGTTATACCTTCTCGGTGTTGATGACATCGGAACGAACAAGCAAGCCGACTTTGCCATCACACAGGCAATGCGGAATGTAGACAAGCCCGGTTCAAAGATTCTGATGTGTCATCGCCCCTATTTCTTTGAAGTTGCCAAGGAACGAGGAATTGATGTTACGTTCAGTGGGCATACTCACGGAGGACAGGTCGTCTTCTTCCGCTCAAGTAACAATGTTATCTCACCCGCACGAATGGCTTCTCCTTACGTGTCAGGTCTCTATGCACTCGGCGATTCAAAATTATATGTGAACAGAGGATTGGGAACGGTGGGAATTCCAGTAAGATTGAATTGTCCCCCTGAGATTACGAAGATTACACTCGCAAGTGCATAA
- a CDS encoding nucleotidyltransferase domain-containing protein, which yields MNVDVGLSEQDTSNILEVLEQFPEVDEAVIYGSRAKGNYRSGSDVDIALKGNQLTYNTIVSISFQLNEDTLLPYHFDVTDYSKISNSDLREHIDRVGKKFYSRQNQKSR from the coding sequence GTGAACGTAGACGTTGGATTGTCGGAACAGGATACTTCCAATATTCTTGAAGTGTTAGAGCAATTTCCAGAAGTTGATGAAGCGGTTATTTACGGAAGCAGAGCAAAAGGAAATTATCGTTCCGGTAGTGATGTCGACATTGCATTAAAGGGAAATCAACTTACTTACAATACGATAGTTTCAATTAGTTTTCAACTTAACGAAGACACGCTCTTGCCTTATCATTTTGATGTAACAGATTATAGTAAAATCAGCAACTCAGATTTACGTGAACATATTGATCGGGTTGGAAAAAAATTCTATAGTAGGCAGAATCAGAAATCAAGGTAG
- a CDS encoding nucleotidyltransferase substrate binding protein yields the protein MKNQDIRWQQRLNNFEKALGHLEDALNISQPDIIQKAGLIQFFEMSFELAWNTLKDYLEEQGFADVKTPRAAIKKGFEIGLIQDGRSWLQLLENRNLTSHAYDERAATEIEMSIRQNYFALLLSLFNSLKALQP from the coding sequence ATGAAGAACCAAGACATACGATGGCAACAACGCCTGAATAACTTTGAGAAAGCGCTTGGGCATCTGGAAGATGCACTGAATATTTCACAGCCGGATATAATTCAAAAAGCCGGTTTGATTCAGTTCTTTGAAATGAGCTTTGAACTCGCATGGAATACTCTCAAGGATTATCTTGAAGAACAAGGATTCGCGGATGTTAAAACTCCCAGAGCAGCAATCAAAAAAGGATTTGAAATAGGGTTGATTCAGGACGGAAGAAGTTGGCTACAATTATTAGAGAACAGAAACCTTACTTCACATGCGTACGACGAGAGAGCCGCAACAGAAATTGAAATGAGCATCCGCCAAAACTATTTTGCATTGCTATTATCCCTCTTCAATTCATTGAAAGCCTTACAACCGTGA